From the genome of Ptychodera flava strain L36383 chromosome 13, AS_Pfla_20210202, whole genome shotgun sequence:
TGAACAAATCATtttaatgatttattttataaaatcaatAGTAATTGAAGGTGATTGTTTTAAATGTAATACACAAATGATGTGTTACAAACACTGAactgacttttttatttcttgcagTCTTAGCAGCTGTATGTTGAGACCATGGCAGTTGTGACAAATGGTGACATTTACCACTGTGTTGTTCAGTGTAAGAAGGACAGAAGTTTCTCTGTTAAAGGGGTTTCAAAGCAACTAAGCCAAAACTACCCATGCCTTAAAGACGGTGGAGCAACAGATGCCACCTTGTATGCCAGGGGCAAAACTGTGTATGATAAGGTAGTCAAGTTGAACAGTAATAGGCAGCATGTTGCAAAGGAAAAGTTCATGGCAGACACTTTCTCCTTACCTATGAAAGCATCCAGTCACCTTGTTAACAGTTCCCTGACTGAACTATCCACAGACTCCATAGATTTAGCTGCTACTGCTGCTGCAGCTGTTGCTGAGAATCATAGCTTGAAACGTACTGTTGATGACTTAGAAATGGAAAATGATGTCATAGAAGCTGAATATGAACGCCTACTAAGTGTGTTAAATTCTATTACCAATAAACTGCTGGAACTCCACACTGATAGGGATGATCTCCATGAAACCATAACCAAATTGAGAAAGGATTATGAAAAGAACTCAGAACTACTTGAACAGACACAGTCAACATTGATCAAGCTGAAAACCAAACAAAACTCAGTCAATATCAGAAATGtgaataaaaaattgaagagACGAGATGAAACTATCTCAAACCTAAAAACAACAAATGCACAAAAGGAAGAGGAAGTTGAACGCTTAAAACAGATTGTAGACACTGACAGAGAAGCGACAGCTGCCGTCAAAGAGACCCTTCAGACAAAATGCCGTGAGTTGCAAGCTGCTAAGGAAGTAGTTGACAAACTtaaaggagaaaaaataaaactgcAGAAAAGTCTGAGTTATTTCAGGCAAAAGACAAAGTGTGATAGTGATAACCCTTCACTGATGAATGACCTCCAGCAACAAGTTGAAAGGTTACAAAAGGACAAAGCTGAGCTTGAACAACTCTCTGATATTTTAGAGGACAAGGACATTATAACTTTCTGCGATGGGAAGTATGTGCCAGAAATTCGCGAAGTTGTCATGGAACTGTTGTCACTGAATGTAAGCATGAATGCTGTAAACAAGGTCATCACAACTGTCTTGAGCAAGCTtgcaaagaaaaacattggGAGACTCCCTAGTAATGCTTTAAAAAGCACTTTGCTAGTAGAAGCCAAACATATTGCTGCTACCCAGGTTGCAGAGGCAATGCTATCAAGTCCTCAGACCTGTCTTCACCAGGATGGCACCAGTAAGTTTCATAAACATTATCAAGGCTACCAGGTCACTTTGCCCAGCGGTCAAACCATGACACTTGGAATGCATCAAATGCCCGGAAGTACTACTAATGATGTAATGAAATCATTTGAAGATTCCATATGTTACCTTGCAGAAGCAGTCACAGGCAACAGTTCTGACAAAGAAGATGTTGTAGCCAAGTTGATAATGTCCATAAACAGTACGATGTCTGATCAGGGGCCAACTATAGGCACCTTCAACAGGCAGATCAAAGTATTGCTGAAAAGCTACTTCCAGCAGTAACTAAGGATTGGGACCACTTATCTGACAGTCACAAAGCTGATATTGGAAAGATGTTTAACTTCTTTTGCAAAATTCATGTACTGCCTAATTTTGCACAAGAGTCCAACAgtgttctcaaaatttttgaaagcatTGCTTTAGATGAACATAAACCGAAATACGCCATTGAGACAAGTGAATCAGGAGCTGTGAGGTTGACGAGAACAGCTGTTAAAGCGTTCCACCCCCGTGGCTGCGAGGAGTCTGGTGTGGCTTCACACTTTCTTGTACatttgaaaagtaaaaatgaaaaaatgatgcTAGAATCCTATAAGGGCAACAGGTTCAACATCATGTACTACAATGCAGCGGCAGTGTATTACCATGCCAGTGATATACTCCAGTTTATTACAAACTGGCCAAACCCCAACAGGTTACTGTCAGCGGTTTCAGAGGATTTACAAATACCGGTGTACAAGGCTGAAATTCGTGCTCTGGGTTTGATCGACAAGGTTGTAACTGGGCCATATTGGCGAATAGTGGAGAAAGTTGATAATATCCTTGACATGAATCAACATCTTTTACAGATGAAGTTGGGCTTAGAAAGATGGACTCATGATGCTACCACAGTGCTCGAGGGGGAACCAATGTTTGCACCAGAAGTTGCACCTATCCACAAGGATGCTCTTTACGACAAGTTGATGGAGGAAACTGGTAGTGTGGAATTTGACTCATTGACAGTACAAGCGTTGGAAATGCTGATGCATTCTTTATTGATCATTTTAGAAAGGCAGTGTGAGGAGCAGTTGCCAGGTGGAAAATACTGTGATCTGAGTGATGGAGAGAAGGAGTCTGTGTCAAGTGTACCAACAACCAATGTAGCCGGCGAACGAGACTTTGCTATATTAGATTTGCTTGTCAGGACAAAACCTGCCGCTACTACCCTATGCTATGAAACACTGGTCATGTGGGCGAACAATAAAACCAAGGCATAGTTAGATAATATGGATCAAGAGGAAAAGGAAAAACTGCTTGAAAAAGCAAGGAAAGGTGCATGTAGCTACAAACAGAAGTACAAGGATAGGATGACAGCCCTACAAGCAAGGAAATTAGACATACTGAAGAAAAAACAGGAGGATAAGAAAAAGGCAGAAGAAAAACAGTACTCGAAGAAGGTTGAATTGACAAATAAGATAGATTCTGTGTGGACATCAGTTGAAGAACATTTGATAAACATGTCTGATAAGGAGAAGCGTGCTGCAGTTATACTTCAGCTAAATTTCCACAGAGCTGTACTGCATTCAAAGGGACCAAAGGACTTATTCCAACAATCAAAGAAAGGAATCCAATATACACTCCCACAGTTAATCAGTAATTtaaaagaaataataaaattgaATCCGGTACAAACTAATGAACAAACGGACACATCAGACTCTGTCGTGTCTGACAAACTGGCAGAACACTTTCAGACGGAGAAACGCAAACTTGCTGCAAAATTACATGATTCCAGAAGGAAACGACGAATCAAGAAACAACAGGAACTTCTCCCCATTCTGATTGATGATCCTGAAcaattagtgaacaaatatgtaCTCCATAAATGTATCGAGGAGGGTGCCAATGAACCTGAATGGTTTCGTGCTAGTGTACTtaagattgtgaaaaaaaatgaaaaaaatccattGAAAACAGagtatttgataaaatatgacGAGGAAGACGAGGACACTTCCTGGTGTTTTCCATTGCTTATGGACTTTAAAAGAGGAGATCTTTTGCTAGAGGATATGCATTGATGATAGCTATCATTCAATTGCATTGCCAAACTGATTTTGTATCTTCGTGCATATTGGCATATTGCATGATTTTTAGGCATCTTAAGTAAAGCAAATCAGAAATCTGGATATTACATTGTAcaaatgtttccatggtaacatttaTTGCATGATTCACATGGTAGTAGTATACTGCAACAATTTAGCAGACAATGCCATTAAATCGTGCTAAAGGAACACAGCAAAATCCATATGTGTTTGACAATTATGCTCTTTATGCAAAACCTTATATTCATCGATCGTCATGGTAACAGCATAAATAATTTGATTCCTGTAAATTAGCATTTCAGTCAATAATATTGAACAATGACAGTATACGGTATGGCAATTCTAACACAGTTGCTTCACTAAATCATGCTACACTGCAAAATGCATGTGTTTGACAATCATGCTCTTTATGAAAACCTTATATTCATTGATCGTCATGGTAACAGCATAAATAATTTGATTCCTGAATGAAGTATAGGGTGTATAGACTCTGTACTctgaaattcattaaaattggttgagaaaTGACAAAGACAAATATACTTTCACTGCTTTCATTTAtttgattatgcaaataagtaattataatatcatatttccatggaaacggtgGCATAATTTTCTAATGAATGGTAATAGTATGTTCATTGCCATGAACACTTGttaaactgaaaatttcatcaaaattggtcAAGAAATAGAAAAGATATGACACTTTCATtgcttttgaaaacaaaattctcTATAAAATTGGTGCCGTGACCTTAACCACATGCCTATgggatttaattaaaaagatTTTTctaattaaaatgcaaaatttaataGTTTAAAATTCTGTAACTTGAGTTTGGTTGCTTCAATTTTCACCAGGTAAAAAACATTGTTCTTCTCTCACTGAGATCTATCCATAGGCATCAAAAAAAGTATACTGGTGGTAATAGAAAAAAATCCCCTGAAAACCCTACTAGAACACAAGCGaacaaacgaaaaacaaagaaaacacttactagtcttcacaacgaaaacttttgcaacaatatatataagaacacaagctataaaaaCAGCGATGTGcgaaaactgggaacacatagacaaggacgaatgaaatatttccttaacaaccgatcatcgcatacaaaagaaatgatTAGCGATATACTGGTACACGCCAAAGTCCACGGCTTTGGAACAAGGCAAGAAAtaaatatacacaaaacgatccaaacataatATTCTAGTTTCCCGGCTAGAAAAACAAGAGATACATAAGAcacaatatataaaaataagaaaGAGATATAcataggcgactgaggaagagaccgaactggtttcgaaacgtggggtCAAAGGATCACGGTTGTCTAAGACACACTcgactacgcccacgtctcgccatggcttattttaaaattaacgactcgtttgttaattttcacactaacagccaaaacacaactcagacactaaacacaccaaagcacatacaagacgagatggctgatgtgtgaagccactttccctttattactaTTTGCATCTCAGTTGTGAAGTCgaaggtcgcagtttgacaaacacgcaggacgcaggtacAGGTTATcaaaatgccgaagtcgcaggtcgcatatttcaaactcgcaggacgcaggtcgcagttttgaagtcgcaggtcgcatgtcgcatgtcgtgaccggatttccataatTGTATCAGGAgtgatttcatttaatttttggtgtgattttcagAGGGTTTTAGTCAGTTTTATTTTATCTATTGGAAGTGCTTGTTTTACTCTCTGTTGTCGGATTTCTCactttgtattttttcccattGTTTTGTTAGTCTTTTGTCAATATGGACCCAGTGGAAATAAGTCTAGACTTTTCTGTGTAATCCATgcacaattttgttcattttgtggtgttttgtgtatcattttgtataaaataaataaataaataaaattcaaaaatgcaGACCTTTCATACACTTCGTGCAAGCCCATCTAGACCTAGCCTCGATCGTATGAAATTCGTGAAGACCTTTCATGTTCGTGCAAGATCGGGCCAAACTCCCGATGCAGTCCGATTGGCCCTCCTGACGAAGTCTCGATAGTTAGGTGTATTTCGTACGGACATTCATTGAGAAAATGTATTAAACGTATAAAAAAggatgtatttcgtgcagacctttcatgtaaaaattgatttaaatgtattaaatgtaaagaatgtatttcctgCAAGCCCAGCGAGACCCAGCCCGGGcttaaaatgtatttcatgcagacCTTTCGGgtaataaatgtaaacaatatattaaatgtaaagaatatatttcgtgcagacctttcatgtacaaatgtattaaatgtaaaaaacgtatttcgtgcaagcccagcttGACCCGACCCGAGcttagaatgtatttcgtgcagacctatCGTGTAACAAATGTAAAaactgtattaaatgtaaagaatgtattttgtgcagacctttcgggtaataaatttaaagaatgtattaaatgtaaagaatgtatttcatgcaagcCCATCTAGACCAAGCGCCCATcttagaatgtatttcgtgcaaacctttcgtgtaataaatgtaaaaaatgttaaatgggCAACTATTGACCATAGCTCATGTTGAGGGCATAAGAAAAAGGGAATATTTGAAAACCGATACTGAAATGAAAAGAGCCATGCAAAGTACAGGGGCTAGTTACAAACATACAATAGTAGGCAAGTCATCGTAAATGACATAGTCAACTTTGTCAACAATTTGAACATTCCTATCGACCGAAATCACGGCGACCTAAGCCTTAAACTGGTTCAAGGATATCcgaaaaatattttagaaaatattgcattgtattgatGTGAATGTACACTGTTGATATACCtagtacaaatgaaattttatagTTTAGCTAACTTTATGCAATAGTTTGGTATTAAAAGAGATATGGCTTTTGAAAGCCTTCGGTGAGAATAAAAAAGTCAGAATAAATGGCCACTTTGCAGTCATAGCAAATTCCTCCTCATtaataactgacttgccattggcCGCGACCGCTTACTTGATTATGCATACTCAtctgcaacacaatataaacagtcccATTCCCGCCAAATCCTCACCCCTAATGATTGCtcagcgcatgaaacagcctgtggAGTGACAACTAGgcctacaagttcctagattctcagtgtgcatatatatatatatatatataatatatatatatatatatatatatatatatatatatatatatatatatataatatatatatatttagaggttattacccattAGGCCTATATctcctgttcctgtgtcgtatcagcatgagtgtcatttgtgctgcgtcagacacgtgACATATTTCGTATTTatgttgcagtggcgggcatatcgactacgggatcaatagattgatccgaaaatcgatctacttagcagactacctagctaaggagcgcctgtggcatgggaggccgtataacgccggtagcacacagccctgccatgcagagctagtaacACAAGTGCACACTGCcatcacagtcactcgtgagctgaattattcagctctgggactattcgccccatagacgtgtctTTTTCTCGCTTGTACAcatatggggcgaatagtcccagagctgaatagctcacgagcgAATGTGCTGCAATGCAGAGCTagatagtttgtaaaagtgtagtttatgctacgttccgacgttctgttcTGCAGCCATAAGGCTAAAGAACGTCGGagcgtagcataaactacacctTCACAAACTATCAACAAAAAGCCTGTGACGCGTCGATCCGTTCTGTACTTATCCCTCAGCTCTATGATAATGGTAGAACCAAAGCCCTAATCAAAATTCATGACGTCATTGGTTTGTGTGTTGCTAGGAGCTCATAACATTGAGTTCATGAATATCAAATTAAGTATACCTTTCTGCGGTCGATTCTCCTTGTCGTCGATCATTTCATCAGAGAAGTTTAACcttattttctgttaaaaagaAGCGTGTAGTGCACAGCCAGTACCATGGCGGAGGCGGGGGAATCGTAAGCAGTTCTAACTATACTGTGGTTCAAATTTTATCGTTATATTTTAACTAAAGCAAGTGTGATTAACTCGACCTGTCTTATCCTTGCAGGGTGAAAGTAGCAGTAAGGGTCCGTCCTTTCAACCAAAGGTAGGTAATATTCAGTTgccactttttttaaaaaaacgcATTTACTTGAGAATAACTTCAGTTCATGCTCTCGGTTTTATGTTTACTTTTAACGTTATCCTATTAataacaatttctttttcttcaacGTCCAGAGAGAAAGACCGGGGAGCTAAGCTCATCATAGAAATGTCAGGTGCCCAAACCCGGATCAAGAACCCAGACACGAGTAAGTTTGCTCACAACATGGTGACGATTTCCGTGTTACCACGCACGCAGTGTTTGCTAATGTAGTTTTCATAAACATTTAATGAAGGATCAAATTTTGTCGTAGTGAAAACAGAGttgtaacattgaaacacaCCTCTGTTTATCCGATGGTACCGGGTTACTTCCAGGATAGTACTCTGAAAAGATGGTTATAACTTATTGTcgtcattatgtattatgtaATCACTAACTTGCCTGTTGACTGAGTTGAAAACAAGACGTTTATGTTGATATTTTATCTCACATTTTGAGTGAGAACGCACacgaataaatgaaaatatgctTGCGTGCTCGTCTCCAAACCAAAGTAACCTGTCCAAAGGTCATGACTTAACCACTCTGACATGACTTCATTCTTGACTTGTTATAGGGCACTGTGTACTCCCTGAACATTTGTGAATGCTTGATCCCGAAATTCATATTATTACTacatattttctatttttattatGTCATAGGATTCATTTATATGTTAGAAATGATAACCTTACATAGTACTCATCAAGCTTTTGCAAATCTACCAGCACGATTTAGGAACATGTATTTCCTTATAATCATACTGTCGCTATCCACCAATGATGTGACATTTATTTATAGAGTAGCACAATTGTTTTCTTCATACAATGCGCTTGTGGTTGTCAGATCTGCTGCCATGTCTCATTTCTTAAATACtacatcaggtgcagccaacgaaaaatgcacttttaaaaaggtccttactatgataagatatattgtgcatgacaaataatgtgaactgacttattttaaatcaagagggtaattaattagctgttcataatttgccctcccacagaaaatttttcgacttaccctcccacactcaaacttcatttttacccactccccactatttttgcctgtttcccctccccaccgTGAATTTGGAAGCTCCcttgccctgtggcgaaaaaaacttgccaatttcccctgccctggaaacaattcccctcaaaaaattttcgccaagccctgtccccaggaaaatcaaccgatatccgccctgccctacaaaaaaactaaatttgctcccctaccacctaaaacatgtcccctgccctagcaaaattaaaatttcccctgccctcaaaaattgctcctggaatagctttttcgatgaatagctccgttggctgcacctgctaCATCCTGATCTGCAATATAGTGCAAGTGTCACAGTGGTAGACGGCAATATTGAGATCAGTTCAGTTGAGTTCATCATTTATAGAAGAGTGAGCTGCagaagtaaatattaaaatagctTCCCTTTTGCCAAATTTATGTATTACAAAGGAGTTTATCTGAAGTTGAAGAtccagtgtatgtatgtatgtacgtatgtacgtatgtatgtatgtatgtatgtatgtatgtatgtatgtatgtatataggttatatgtatgtatgtatgtatgtatgtatgtatgtatgtatgtatgtatgtatgtatgtatgtatgtttgtatgtatgtatgtctgactttctgtctgtctgcccaCTGTATCTATCAACGACTGCTGTGTATGCCACTTTGATGTTAGGTGTGGAGATGCATTATGGTCTGCTGTTCTATGCAAAGATGTTAAAACTTAAGTCAGATTTTCTAAATGCAGCTTGTGTAAGAtactttttgaaaacaaagttcCTTATCATTTTGACATCAACATTTTTCCTTTTCAACAGGATATTGTATTGTGTTAAAAAGTCAGTGTTTGGTCTTCTTTGTGCTGTAAAGTTTAGTGTTCTGCTAACCTAGAAATGTTCTGGTTCAGGCTTGGGCAAGTTGATTCATTTTGCAATCAATGTTGTACATGTTTAAagattttgtaacatttttgttaaaaaaagcaGCTGTGAAGTCATgcaattgctttaaaatttgttcGGTTGATATCTTATCTTTTCCATTTAGAtatgtaccagtacatgttTCAATTTAAAAGGCAATGAGTTTTGAAACAATCTCAGAATAACTAAGAATTTGGAATTTCAGATTCTAGAATATTATTTATTGTGTGTAGGAAGTCATTCTTACTGTAGGACACTGGTATGGCTTCAGTGACTCATCAAGGACATTATAGGCCATGTTTACTTAAAGAGAAACAAAGGTCATATGGGAGGAAATTATAATATGTAAACTTTTTCACAACCTTCAATCTGTGTAATATCAATAGAAATTATAGTATATCTTTGATAGGAGATGAAATCTGTAAAAACCATAATTATTCAGTATTGTTTTCTAATGAATGTTCAATACAGTTTTACACCAAGTATAGTTAACCCATATCAAGTACCTTCAAACGCTTTTACTACcatagtttggcccaaacccttTGTTGTCATTGGTGATTGTTTACCTGTTTATTGGGAATTGGAGGTGAACAGGTGAAATCACCATGTACATGTAGGCGTAAAATATCACCAAAAAATAAGAATCTATTAGcaaaatattctgttttgcTTGTTTCAACATTAtctgaataaataataataccACCATTCCTCGGAATGGTCATCCCAAAATTCACAGCGGTACGGCAAATGTTTCcgcaaaatgtttttttctcgaaatgtgggccaaatatttatcaaaattattaaaatgcttttTTCATAGTGCTGTTAACATGTATGTAAGAGAACATCTGTAGGGACTTatagcaaaagtaattttttccgtgaaaattgagaaaacgaattcacaaaaaatataatttaagaTATTTCtattaaaatacatgtttacATAACCCTACCTAAAGTAACAAATCAAAATGTCAGAGAGATCTGACTTGTAATGTCTGGGTTCAAggcttttaattattttcacattttgcaacctcatttgtatattttggggaATTACATTCTCGTTTGATTGCAACAGGAGCTTTGCATCCAGTGATGCATCTCCATATTATTAAGTGATATATTACACAGTTTTCAAGTGGATTCAGAGTACAGacagtacataaatacatacatagtgACGGATGGATGGACACTGGAAATTTTTCTACCCTATCAGACAAGCTCCCATAGACTTTATGTACATAAAATGAAATGCGAACTAAACTTTATTAAAGACACCTATATACCGGTATGAAGGTATTTTTGATGACAATAAAGTGCTATTTTGCAAGCAGTAATGGAAATTACCCCAAGATGATTGACATGtcttttgtttacagtttgacATTCAGACATTTAATTTCTCTGAGACAAGATTGAAAGGTTCTTTTTCAGGACTATTTATTTCTCctgagaacatttctccatatCAAACAGAGGCACCCATCTAAAGAAAGACATTATACTATTTATAATATCAATTATGTAAAATTGCATGGCCATTGGCTTTCAAGTGTATTTTCAAGTAAAAGATAGTGGTGGCTCTGTTGATGGTTTTCTTACAAAAAGTGTATATAGTGAAACTGATGTTGACTTTGAGCGAAGTTTAGTGTGGTATGTATACCTTGGCATGTCTCAATTCTTGTCTTGATCACCTTTACTTTGGTGTGGtagattgtatcactaatttggatataccaggatgcATTGTGTTGTACATATGTGTGTTCATTGAAGCAGTTGCTAACCATTGCATACTTTGCCTTGGTATTTGAGATTTGGCTTGTCAAAACTTGTTCCagtgcacttgacattatgaatattacaaGCATAAGCCCATAGAAGCTTAACTATATCGTAGTACATACACTCTCTGGCATGCCACATCTGACCACATGTGAGCAAAGTATTATGGGCACtttttttagaattgccacaaATTTAAACTCCTATATTGCACATTCTAGGGCAGtttgttgttcatatttttttacaattttaatcCTTTTCATAAAGGGAAAATCAAAACTGCGAGTCAAATTATTTCGATAAGTAGTTTATAGTTTATTGTGATAGGTATCACTTTTGATAGCCCTCAGTTTCTATTTtttgttagctccgctgtcagcgacgcggagcttatcaaataggttgattttccgtcgtcgtcgtcgtcgtccgacgtcgtccgtcaacaattgccttctcctctgaaaccgcaagtccaattgctttgaaattttatatgcagttcacttgggaggacctcacttcagttttcttctctgaaaccgcttgtccgattgctttgaaatttgatatgcagtttgcttagggtgacttcagtcagatttcttcaattcgtggtgaaatttgtatattggtatttttaaggcaatttttgtcatttttggtaaaaaaatctttaaaaatcttcttcaaaactatcagtcagatagctttgatatttggtacatatgtccctagggatgatctatttcagatttgttcaaattgtgcagaaatatgcaaatttgcatttttaaggcaatttttgccatttttggtcaaaaaatgtatttctcaaaaagtactggtctggtagttttgaaatttggtatacagatttctatagatgaactaagtaatatatattgaatttctgatgaaatctgtaattttgtatttttggggcaatttttgccatttttggtcaaaaaatgtgtatttccaaaactactcatctgatagctttgaaatttggtatacaggttcctacagatgaactaaatgatatttattgaaattatgatgaaatcttcaattttgtaattttggggcaatttttgccatttttggtcaaaaaatgtgtttctcaaaaagtactggtctgatagctttgaaatttggtatacaggtttctacagatgagctaagtgatatatattgaatttctaatgaaatctgtaattttgcatttttggggcaatttttggcatttttggtcaaaatatgtgtatttccaaaattactcgtctgatagctttgaaatttggtatacagcttttcatagatgaactaaatgatatttaatgaaattatgacgaaatctgcaatttggcATTTTTGGGGGAATTTTTCccatttgtggtcaaaaaatgcgtttctcaaaaagtactggtctaacagctttgaaatttggtatacaggtttttatatatgaactaaatttgattttctgaaattatgatgaaatctgcaatctttatttttgggggcaattgttgccattttcggtcagaaaattttattctcaaaaaaatactcatcagatagctttgacatGTTGTcatgtatgatgaaatcttcattggtgtatttttgcagcttattttagccacttttttctgtccACTtgattgagctatcaaagatttccaccttcttcatcaacatgtgtcaaaaatagttattctctacataaacacagcggagctatatcggccgctaggtcgcttgttaattttgtcaaatcatCTCATGAAACTAAACTTGTTTCATGTTTTGAATCAGATAATATGATTAACAGTTTGCTTTGTGAGGTTTctaggaaaataaaatatatgctcaTTGTTAAAAGCCTTGCTTGTCTGATAAATATGATTTGTCAAATCTGATCTTGCTATATTCAGCTTTATTTATTACCGGTAGTTTGTTGAAACAGCCTTTCTTAGCAATCATAGATACCA
Proteins encoded in this window:
- the LOC139147060 gene encoding uncharacterized protein — translated: MAVVTNGDIYHCVVQCKKDRSFSVKGVSKQLSQNYPCLKDGGATDATLYARGKTVYDKVVKLNSNRQHVAKEKFMADTFSLPMKASSHLVNSSLTELSTDSIDLAATAAAAVAENHSLKRTVDDLEMENDVIEAEYERLLSVLNSITNKLLELHTDRDDLHETITKLRKDYEKNSELLEQTQSTLIKLKTKQNSVNIRNVNKKLKRRDETISNLKTTNAQKEEEVERLKQIVDTDREATAAVKETLQTKCRELQAAKEVVDKLKGEKIKLQKSLSYFRQKTKCDSDNPSLMNDLQQQVERLQKDKAELEQLSDILEDKDIITFCDGKYVPEIREVVMELLSLNVSMNAVNKVITTVLSKLAKKNIGRLPSNALKSTLLVEAKHIAATQVAEAMLSSPQTCLHQDGTSKFHKHYQGYQVTLPSGQTMTLGMHQMPGSTTNDVMKSFEDSICYLAEAVTGNSSDKEDVVAKLIMSINSTMSDQGPTIGTFNRQIKVLLKSYFQQ